A window of Lacibacter sediminis contains these coding sequences:
- a CDS encoding CHAD domain-containing protein, with protein sequence MNQLKEYADKQLQTAIQLLETFTPGADEEIIHQLRVSLKKIKALRLFISTLHPAKAKQIRKKVQLIFRAAGSIREAQLQLQWLKKKRYLHLIEAASLAKRITEDEELFLQQKESFLTLLTSIREDVLKQIHKVKSTAVTHYAVKLKAALHEQVKHVVKNDWHELRKLSKQLLYAYQWISEHDKLKVMTVLSYHSIDQLQEEIGIWHDLVDMQQWLLDEQFFLSSDVSVKQQDKKASEQLDKSLLLQEQAVLRQLLVIKKPANQK encoded by the coding sequence ATGAACCAGCTGAAGGAATATGCCGATAAGCAGTTGCAAACTGCAATCCAGCTGCTGGAAACGTTTACACCGGGTGCTGATGAAGAGATTATTCATCAGTTACGGGTAAGCCTGAAAAAAATAAAGGCATTACGTCTTTTTATTTCCACACTTCATCCTGCAAAAGCAAAACAGATTCGTAAAAAAGTACAACTCATTTTTCGTGCAGCCGGTTCCATTCGTGAAGCACAACTGCAGTTACAGTGGCTGAAGAAAAAACGATATCTGCATTTGATAGAGGCTGCTTCGCTTGCGAAGCGAATTACTGAGGACGAAGAATTGTTTCTGCAGCAAAAAGAATCATTTCTAACATTGCTTACATCGATTCGTGAAGATGTGCTGAAGCAAATTCATAAAGTAAAATCGACTGCTGTAACACACTATGCTGTAAAATTGAAAGCAGCGTTACATGAGCAGGTGAAGCATGTTGTAAAAAATGATTGGCATGAATTGCGAAAGCTGAGTAAGCAATTGTTATATGCTTATCAGTGGATTAGTGAGCACGATAAGTTAAAAGTAATGACGGTGCTTTCATATCACAGCATTGATCAATTGCAGGAGGAGATCGGCATATGGCATGATCTGGTAGATATGCAACAATGGTTACTTGACGAACAATTTTTCCTCAGCAGTGATGTATCTGTAAAGCAACAGGATAAGAAAGCATCTGAACAATTAGATAAGAGTCTTTTATTGCAGGAACAGGCAGTGTTGCGGCAATTGCTGGTCATAAAAAAGCCGGCCAACCAAAAGTAA
- a CDS encoding SDR family oxidoreductase — MKVFVTGANGLLGQHLIRQLVDEGKFVIHATGKGPSRLSYGEKNGVIYHQLDITDHKRTQALVEKVSPHILIHAAALTQPNDCHADKTACWKVNVAATRTLLRAAKKTRSYFIYVSTDFVFDGKDGPYDEGASPNPINDYGQSKLLAEEMVEMSGLHWAIVRTVLLYGGKIPGGRPNFIQWVKDNLSAGKKIKVVDDQFRTPTYVEDLAKGIILVLMKHAKGVFHISGREMCTPYQLAVTVADILQLDSGSIERVTAETFQEPAKRPPKTGFIITKAVKELGYVPVKLEDGLRRVFGV, encoded by the coding sequence ATGAAAGTGTTTGTAACAGGAGCCAACGGACTTTTAGGTCAGCATCTTATTCGTCAATTGGTCGACGAAGGAAAGTTTGTGATCCACGCCACCGGAAAAGGGCCGAGCCGTTTATCTTACGGTGAAAAAAACGGGGTTATCTATCACCAACTCGATATTACTGATCATAAAAGAACACAGGCACTTGTTGAAAAAGTTTCGCCACATATTTTAATTCATGCGGCTGCTCTTACGCAGCCCAACGATTGCCATGCTGATAAAACTGCCTGCTGGAAAGTAAATGTTGCTGCCACGAGGACATTGTTACGGGCAGCCAAAAAAACACGTTCCTATTTTATTTACGTGAGTACAGATTTTGTGTTTGATGGAAAAGATGGCCCTTATGATGAAGGAGCATCGCCTAATCCCATTAATGATTATGGACAAAGTAAATTGCTGGCTGAAGAAATGGTGGAGATGAGTGGTTTGCATTGGGCCATTGTAAGAACAGTATTGTTGTATGGTGGTAAAATCCCGGGTGGCCGACCAAATTTTATTCAATGGGTGAAAGATAACCTCAGTGCCGGGAAAAAGATAAAAGTGGTGGATGATCAGTTTCGTACACCCACTTATGTAGAAGATTTAGCGAAAGGAATTATTTTGGTGTTGATGAAACATGCAAAAGGTGTGTTTCATATTTCAGGTCGGGAGATGTGTACGCCTTATCAATTAGCCGTAACAGTGGCTGATATTTTACAACTGGATTCCGGATCCATTGAACGGGTTACAGCAGAAACGTTTCAGGAACCTGCGAAGCGTCCGCCTAAAACCGGTTTCATTATTACCAAGGCGGTAAAAGAACTTGGATATGTGCCGGTGAAACTGGAAGATGGATTGCGAAGGGTGTTTGGTGTTTGA
- a CDS encoding arginine deiminase family protein: protein MAQHNYYVENELGRLRKLVIHSPDGGIGKIIPGTFADNLYDDIVHLNKMQKEYNHYVKLLLYFLDKEKAHYINQYQQTADEEKKSWCYIPGKDEYFNSDKVLDTQQLLAEIIKDEKVKLRLISAICSYEESSYAIQQVLENINDAALLAKIFITGILPAEAMGTQEDQYIFPPIPNFIFTRDIGIMVKDHILLSRMATVARRRESLLTKFLSLYYFFKDEPQKIMEIIEESDFFLYEEEERKHRIITIEGGDVMMIHPKHFVIGCSIRTSSSAVNEMVHTLFSKPELGIEKISVVKIPKNRAQMHIDTIFTQVKRNVWVLYGRFSERILRAEHISRHSYVNKLSHNPRQLEMEQVEILQFQKPTNEQYIKTKDYSIHKKLPGIESLLRQISVEDFGAKPEDVKIIYSGGNLFPHDEREQWTDSCNVVALKEGVVIGYDRNDKTADAFKEAGFNVLTTKEAFEQFENGVDPETVENTLILLPSAELSRARGGSHCMSMPLLRDKL from the coding sequence ATGGCTCAACATAATTACTACGTTGAAAACGAACTAGGACGATTACGAAAATTAGTTATTCACAGTCCTGACGGCGGCATTGGCAAGATCATCCCCGGTACCTTTGCCGATAACCTGTACGATGACATTGTACACCTCAATAAAATGCAGAAAGAATACAATCACTATGTAAAACTCTTACTGTATTTTCTCGACAAGGAAAAAGCTCACTACATCAATCAATACCAGCAAACTGCTGATGAAGAAAAAAAATCATGGTGCTACATTCCCGGCAAAGACGAATATTTCAACAGCGATAAAGTACTCGACACACAACAACTGCTTGCAGAGATCATTAAGGATGAAAAAGTAAAACTGCGTTTGATCTCTGCGATTTGCTCGTACGAAGAATCGAGTTATGCCATACAGCAGGTATTGGAAAATATTAATGACGCAGCATTACTTGCAAAAATTTTTATCACCGGTATTTTACCTGCCGAAGCAATGGGCACGCAGGAAGACCAATACATCTTCCCTCCTATTCCCAACTTCATCTTTACACGTGACATTGGCATCATGGTGAAAGATCATATTCTGTTGAGTCGCATGGCTACTGTTGCAAGAAGAAGGGAATCGCTGCTCACCAAATTTTTATCGCTCTATTATTTCTTTAAAGATGAACCGCAAAAAATAATGGAGATCATTGAAGAGAGCGACTTCTTTTTGTATGAAGAAGAAGAACGCAAACACCGCATCATTACCATTGAAGGTGGTGATGTGATGATGATCCATCCCAAACATTTTGTGATCGGTTGCAGCATACGTACCAGCAGCAGTGCAGTAAATGAAATGGTGCATACGTTGTTCAGCAAGCCTGAGCTGGGTATTGAAAAAATTTCAGTGGTAAAAATTCCAAAGAACCGTGCGCAGATGCACATCGATACCATCTTTACACAGGTAAAACGGAATGTCTGGGTATTGTATGGTCGTTTTTCTGAACGGATTCTACGGGCAGAACATATCAGCCGGCACAGTTATGTAAACAAACTGTCACATAATCCCCGTCAACTGGAAATGGAGCAGGTAGAAATTCTTCAATTCCAAAAACCAACGAACGAGCAGTACATTAAAACAAAAGATTACAGCATTCATAAAAAACTTCCAGGCATTGAATCATTACTGAGACAAATAAGTGTTGAAGATTTTGGAGCCAAGCCAGAAGATGTGAAAATTATTTACAGTGGTGGCAACCTGTTTCCACATGATGAGCGTGAACAATGGACAGACAGTTGCAATGTAGTTGCCTTGAAAGAAGGTGTGGTGATTGGTTATGACCGTAACGATAAAACTGCAGATGCTTTTAAAGAAGCAGGCTTCAATGTGCTCACTACTAAAGAAGCATTTGAGCAATTCGAAAATGGTGTAGACCCTGAAACTGTAGAGAATACATTGATCTTATTACCAAGTGCCGAACTGTCAAGAGCAAGAGGCGGCAGCCATTGTATGAGTATGCCTCTACTTAGAGACAAATTATGA
- the pfkA gene encoding 6-phosphofructokinase — MSKKVTKIGVLTSGGDAPGMNAAIRAVVRTGLYHNMEVFGIMRGYQGMIDDDIVPMHSRSVANIIQRGGTILKTARSKDFFEPEGRKRAYENLKKHGIDGLVIIGGDGSFRGAQKFSNEFDIPCIGLPGTIDKDIAGSDFTIGFDTAVNTAIEAIDKIRDTADAHDRLFIIEVMGRDAGYIALHSGIATGAEHILIPETKTDLELVVDSLEEKERRKKLVNMIVVAEGDETGGGNEVAAIIKKRLPHLDTRVCILGHIQRGGSPTCLDRLIASRLGYAAVDSLIEGKHNTMIGIMNNKLHYTPLDKAVKAKQRISDEWMKIVKILAS; from the coding sequence ATGAGCAAAAAAGTTACAAAGATTGGCGTTTTAACTTCAGGTGGCGATGCTCCGGGCATGAACGCAGCCATCCGTGCAGTTGTACGTACCGGTCTCTATCATAATATGGAAGTGTTTGGTATCATGCGTGGATACCAGGGTATGATCGATGACGATATTGTGCCCATGCACAGCCGCAGTGTTGCAAATATTATTCAACGTGGCGGCACCATTCTCAAGACAGCAAGAAGTAAAGATTTTTTTGAGCCCGAAGGCCGAAAGAGAGCTTACGAAAATTTAAAGAAACATGGCATCGATGGTTTAGTGATCATTGGTGGTGATGGTAGTTTTCGTGGTGCACAAAAATTCTCAAACGAATTCGACATTCCTTGCATCGGTTTACCCGGTACAATTGATAAAGATATTGCCGGCAGTGATTTTACCATTGGTTTTGATACAGCGGTAAACACTGCGATTGAAGCAATTGATAAGATACGTGATACAGCCGATGCGCATGACCGTCTTTTTATTATTGAAGTGATGGGTCGTGATGCAGGTTATATTGCGTTGCACAGTGGTATTGCCACAGGTGCTGAGCACATTCTCATCCCCGAAACAAAAACCGATCTTGAACTGGTTGTTGACTCGCTTGAAGAGAAAGAGCGGCGTAAAAAACTGGTGAACATGATTGTGGTGGCCGAAGGCGATGAAACCGGTGGCGGCAACGAAGTTGCAGCTATTATTAAAAAACGTCTGCCTCATCTTGATACAAGGGTTTGTATACTTGGCCATATTCAACGTGGAGGTTCTCCAACCTGTCTCGACCGTTTAATTGCAAGTCGTCTTGGTTATGCAGCGGTTGATTCATTAATTGAAGGGAAGCACAATACGATGATCGGTATTATGAATAATAAACTTCACTATACACCACTTGATAAAGCTGTAAAAGCAAAACAGCGCATCAGTGATGAGTGGATGAAGATCGTGAAGATTCTTGCGAGTTAA
- a CDS encoding spheroidene monooxygenase has protein sequence MYAVLTIIRYKKRFIYFALLAMAIHRLPFMFRKNVHFSKTLGCGKGGTFSKTPDWQQWGLLVVMNDEKLTKINDQQELQQKAYGSFIRGWWKFFGCETWTVLLQPIEAHGSWDGKQAFGALPAKSDYEGRIAVLTRATIRPSKRSRFWEHVEAVSNDMRKADGFRFSVGIGESPWLRQATFSIWDSKEQMKQFAYKMPRHTDVIQKTRKENWYSEDMFVRFKVLTSWGIDL, from the coding sequence ATGTATGCAGTTTTAACCATCATTCGCTATAAAAAACGGTTTATCTATTTCGCTTTGCTGGCCATGGCCATTCATCGACTGCCGTTCATGTTTCGAAAGAATGTCCATTTTTCAAAAACACTCGGATGCGGCAAAGGCGGCACTTTCAGCAAAACACCCGACTGGCAGCAATGGGGTTTGTTAGTGGTGATGAATGACGAGAAATTAACCAAGATCAACGATCAGCAGGAATTGCAACAAAAAGCCTACGGCAGTTTTATCCGTGGCTGGTGGAAATTCTTTGGCTGCGAAACATGGACGGTGCTGCTGCAGCCAATCGAAGCACACGGAAGCTGGGATGGAAAACAGGCGTTTGGTGCATTGCCCGCCAAATCGGATTATGAGGGCCGGATTGCCGTGCTTACCCGTGCCACTATCCGCCCAAGCAAACGCTCCCGTTTTTGGGAACATGTGGAAGCGGTGTCGAACGATATGCGCAAAGCCGATGGATTTCGGTTTTCGGTGGGCATCGGTGAATCACCGTGGTTACGACAAGCGACCTTTTCCATTTGGGACAGCAAAGAGCAAATGAAGCAGTTTGCTTACAAAATGCCTAGGCATACCGATGTGATTCAGAAAACACGAAAAGAGAATTGGTATAGCGAGGATATGTTTGTGCGGTTTAAAGTGTTGACGAGTTGGGGAATAGACCTATGA
- the ctlX gene encoding citrulline utilization hydrolase CtlX, producing MQTTSHLLMIKPVAFDFNAETAVNNAFQQEGSNENAQQKAEAEFDGFVQKLTAAGVDVTVVQDTPQPHTPDSIFPNNWISFHQDGSIVLYPMYAVNRRAERKQHVLDTIAAKFEVKKQIDFTSKEKEDHFLEGTGSMVLDRDKKIAYACLSPRTDKTVFEEWCSKMNYTPCSFYSVDEKGGEIYHTNVMMCVADQYVVICLDSIRDAAERDNVFDTLNDSGKKIIEISYKQMNRFAGNMLQVENKTGQRYLVMSNQAYNALTDRQIQELESYNPIIHSDLTTIETNGGGSARCMMAEVFLPLKK from the coding sequence ATGCAAACAACATCGCATTTATTAATGATAAAACCCGTAGCCTTTGATTTCAATGCTGAAACAGCAGTGAACAATGCATTTCAGCAGGAAGGCAGCAATGAGAATGCCCAACAGAAAGCGGAAGCAGAGTTTGATGGCTTTGTACAAAAATTGACTGCTGCCGGTGTTGATGTTACAGTAGTACAGGACACGCCGCAACCACATACACCCGACAGCATCTTCCCCAACAATTGGATCAGCTTTCACCAGGATGGCAGCATTGTGCTCTACCCAATGTATGCTGTTAACAGAAGGGCCGAACGCAAACAACATGTACTCGATACCATCGCTGCAAAGTTTGAAGTGAAGAAACAAATAGATTTTACTTCAAAAGAAAAAGAAGATCATTTTTTAGAAGGTACCGGCAGCATGGTATTAGACAGAGATAAAAAAATTGCATACGCCTGTCTTTCACCACGCACAGATAAAACTGTATTTGAAGAATGGTGCAGCAAGATGAACTATACGCCTTGCAGTTTTTACAGTGTGGATGAAAAGGGCGGCGAAATTTATCACACAAATGTGATGATGTGTGTGGCCGATCAATATGTAGTGATCTGTTTAGACAGTATTCGTGATGCAGCAGAGCGTGACAATGTTTTCGACACACTTAACGACAGCGGCAAAAAGATTATCGAAATTTCTTACAAACAAATGAATCGATTTGCCGGCAATATGTTGCAGGTTGAAAACAAAACAGGTCAACGTTATTTAGTGATGAGCAACCAAGCCTACAATGCATTAACAGATCGCCAAATACAGGAATTGGAAAGCTATAACCCCATCATTCATTCTGATCTTACTACCATTGAAACAAACGGCGGCGGTAGTGCAAGGTGTATGATGGCGGAAGTGTTTCTCCCTTTGAAAAAATAA
- the pyk gene encoding pyruvate kinase encodes MSKNVAKYLHTEMDKEAGKRHMSSHRTKIVATVGPACDTYDKLLELVRSGVNVFRLNFSHGAHEDKAQIIEHIRNINKNEPYNIAILGDLQGPKLRVGEMENGGIEVAEGDILTFTNEKLIGTKERIYVSYPDLHKDVKPGNIILIDDGKLEVRVVGITREKDVQVQVTLGGKLSSKKGINLPDTKISLPALTDKDLADLEFIIDQELDWVALSFVRNVKDIIILRNKLDERKSKSKIIAKIEKPEAVANIRDIIIESDGIMIARGDLGVELPVEQVPLIQKDIIRKCIHRAKPVIVATQMMESMIDRVKPNRSEITDVANAVLEGADAVMLSGETATGNHPSLVVETMVKIIEEVESSSYYRYDREEDLKPQPHSPSFLSDAICYNACEIAKDVNAKALIGMTQSGYTGFMLSSFRPKAPLFIFTKERTLVNQLSLSWGVRAFYYSEEISVDDIINDQINILKERGFVNPGDIVVNTGSTPVHLHLPTNLIKLTVVD; translated from the coding sequence ATGTCGAAGAACGTTGCAAAATATTTACATACAGAAATGGATAAAGAAGCAGGTAAACGACACATGAGCAGCCATCGCACAAAAATTGTTGCTACAGTTGGACCTGCATGTGATACATACGATAAACTATTGGAGCTGGTAAGATCGGGTGTAAATGTTTTCCGTCTTAATTTTTCGCATGGTGCGCATGAAGACAAAGCACAGATCATTGAGCACATCCGCAACATCAATAAGAATGAGCCTTACAATATTGCCATCCTTGGTGATCTGCAAGGCCCCAAACTCCGTGTAGGTGAAATGGAGAACGGTGGTATTGAAGTGGCCGAAGGCGATATCCTCACTTTCACGAACGAAAAACTTATTGGCACAAAAGAGCGTATTTACGTTTCTTACCCCGACTTACATAAAGACGTAAAACCAGGCAACATCATCTTAATTGACGATGGTAAACTTGAAGTGAGAGTGGTGGGCATTACCCGTGAAAAAGATGTGCAGGTGCAGGTTACATTGGGTGGAAAGTTATCTTCAAAAAAAGGGATCAACTTACCCGATACAAAAATTTCTTTACCGGCATTAACAGATAAAGACCTTGCTGATCTTGAATTCATCATTGACCAGGAATTGGATTGGGTAGCACTTTCATTTGTACGTAATGTAAAAGATATCATCATCCTGCGTAATAAACTCGATGAGCGCAAAAGCAAGAGCAAGATCATTGCAAAAATTGAAAAGCCTGAAGCTGTTGCAAATATCCGTGACATCATTATCGAAAGTGATGGTATCATGATCGCTCGTGGCGATCTTGGTGTTGAACTTCCGGTTGAACAGGTTCCATTGATCCAGAAAGACATCATCCGCAAATGTATTCACCGTGCAAAACCGGTGATCGTTGCTACACAGATGATGGAAAGTATGATCGACCGTGTAAAACCAAATCGTAGTGAGATCACCGACGTTGCCAATGCTGTACTTGAAGGCGCAGATGCGGTAATGTTGAGCGGTGAAACTGCAACAGGTAATCATCCTTCTTTAGTAGTTGAGACAATGGTGAAAATTATTGAAGAAGTTGAAAGCAGTTCTTACTACCGTTACGATCGTGAAGAAGATTTGAAACCGCAACCGCACTCTCCTTCTTTCCTGAGTGATGCGATCTGTTATAATGCCTGCGAAATTGCAAAAGACGTTAATGCAAAGGCTTTAATTGGTATGACACAAAGTGGCTACACTGGTTTTATGTTGAGCAGCTTCCGTCCGAAAGCGCCATTGTTCATCTTTACAAAAGAACGCACATTGGTCAATCAGTTGAGTCTTAGCTGGGGTGTTCGTGCATTTTACTATTCAGAAGAGATCAGTGTAGATGATATCATCAACGACCAGATCAACATTCTGAAAGAAAGAGGATTTGTAAACCCTGGTGATATTGTAGTGAATACTGGTAGTACGCCTGTTCATCTTCATCTGCCAACCAATCTTATCAAGCTTACTGTTGTTGACTAA
- a CDS encoding pseudouridine synthase: MSASAHRYFIINKPYDMVSQFVSSHEVRLLGDLDFDFPEGTHAIGRLDNHSEGLLLLTTNKKVTRLLFDPKKKHERSYLIMVKNIVTPELLEQLRSGVSIPVTTGEDYIAVPTSIEIVENVKDHYLHMDDVRQQYPHTWMLMTLTEGKFHQVRKMCLAIHRRCLRLIRISVGNLKLGDLKPGEVKEMNEQEFFELIGIEYRA, translated from the coding sequence ATGTCAGCTTCAGCACACCGTTATTTCATCATCAACAAACCATACGATATGGTTTCGCAATTCGTCAGTTCGCATGAAGTGCGGTTGCTGGGCGATCTTGATTTTGATTTTCCGGAAGGCACACATGCAATTGGCAGATTGGATAATCATTCAGAAGGATTACTGCTGCTTACCACGAATAAAAAAGTGACACGCCTGCTATTTGATCCCAAGAAAAAACATGAACGTTCTTACCTCATCATGGTAAAAAATATTGTTACACCGGAACTACTAGAACAATTAAGATCAGGTGTTTCCATTCCTGTTACAACAGGGGAAGATTATATAGCTGTACCTACTTCCATTGAAATTGTTGAAAACGTAAAGGATCATTATCTGCACATGGATGATGTGCGGCAGCAATATCCACATACCTGGATGCTGATGACGTTGACAGAAGGGAAATTTCACCAGGTACGAAAAATGTGTTTGGCCATTCACCGCCGCTGCCTTCGTCTGATCCGTATTTCCGTTGGCAATTTAAAACTCGGCGATTTGAAACCGGGTGAGGTAAAAGAAATGAATGAGCAGGAGTTTTTTGAATTGATCGGGATTGAATATCGTGCATAA
- the pxpB gene encoding 5-oxoprolinase subunit PxpB, giving the protein MQHFRFIPVNESSLLISFGDVIHEEVHAHVMKAKAVIEANPFPGFVETVPAYTSLSVYYNPVEVEKKNETVTETVLQTLQQLLEPDFAEQITPTGTLVELPVCYDHHLAPDLTASAESLNLSVEELITIHSGKTYKVFMIGFTPGFPYMGTVDERIFTQRKIQPRLKVEPGSVAVAGNQTGIYPFATPGGWNIIGRTPLLLFDRNRSNPFLLKAGDEVKFKSITKDEFEKYDTSDSFVGRDTQNVINRPTKASDEKKQILHIEQCGFLTTLQDTGRSNYLQFGVSKGGAMDVHAAQLANTLIGNETTAAVLEITQSPHRFRFIRDTLLAFTGGGLQPQLQETLLPINQPLFIPAGTSVECKQQLPGFRLYMAVAGGFEAEQFLNSYSTDLLVKAGGYQGRALRKEDVLMQHNELTILQQRLLKVLKAGALVEINHELPTTTSNRIRVLPGVEWNYLDDTSAQLFSQTSFTIGPQSSRMGYRLNEKILKPGRACEIISSPVTQGSIQLTPSGEMIILMADAQTVGGYPRIAQVCSVDLSLLAQKKPGDKIQFQIVSLQEAEQLYMKRVDDLKRVKEVLQSVIK; this is encoded by the coding sequence ATGCAACACTTCAGGTTTATACCAGTCAATGAATCATCGCTGCTCATTTCATTTGGAGATGTGATTCATGAAGAAGTACATGCACATGTAATGAAGGCTAAAGCTGTAATTGAAGCAAACCCGTTCCCGGGTTTTGTGGAAACAGTACCTGCCTATACTTCTCTTTCCGTTTATTACAATCCGGTTGAAGTTGAGAAAAAGAATGAAACAGTTACAGAAACTGTTCTGCAAACATTACAACAGTTATTAGAACCAGATTTCGCAGAACAAATTACTCCGACAGGAACATTAGTTGAATTACCTGTTTGCTATGATCATCACCTTGCACCTGATCTTACTGCAAGTGCTGAAAGCTTGAATTTATCAGTTGAAGAGCTAATTACTATTCATTCAGGCAAAACATACAAAGTATTCATGATCGGCTTTACGCCGGGATTTCCTTATATGGGCACTGTTGATGAGCGCATTTTTACACAACGTAAAATTCAACCCCGATTAAAAGTAGAACCGGGCTCTGTAGCTGTTGCAGGCAATCAGACAGGCATTTATCCATTTGCGACACCGGGCGGCTGGAATATTATCGGTCGTACTCCCCTGCTGTTATTTGATCGTAACCGTTCAAATCCATTCTTATTAAAAGCAGGTGATGAAGTAAAATTTAAATCAATTACAAAAGATGAATTTGAAAAGTACGATACGTCAGACTCTTTCGTCGGACGGGATACGCAAAACGTCATCAATCGTCCGACGAAGGCGTCTGACGAGAAAAAGCAAATTCTACATATTGAACAATGCGGTTTCTTAACCACGCTGCAGGATACAGGCCGTTCAAATTATCTTCAGTTTGGTGTGAGTAAAGGCGGCGCAATGGATGTGCATGCAGCACAACTTGCCAATACACTTATTGGTAATGAAACAACGGCTGCTGTTTTAGAGATCACCCAATCGCCGCATCGTTTTCGTTTTATACGGGACACGCTCCTTGCGTTTACAGGCGGTGGTTTGCAACCGCAATTACAGGAAACGTTATTGCCGATCAATCAACCACTATTTATTCCGGCAGGTACAAGCGTTGAATGTAAACAACAATTACCCGGCTTTCGTTTATACATGGCCGTGGCTGGAGGGTTTGAAGCAGAACAATTTCTGAATAGCTACTCAACTGATCTGTTGGTAAAAGCCGGTGGCTATCAAGGCAGAGCATTACGGAAAGAGGATGTGTTGATGCAACACAATGAACTAACTATTTTACAGCAACGACTGTTGAAAGTTTTAAAGGCTGGTGCTTTAGTTGAGATCAATCATGAACTGCCAACAACTACAAGCAACCGCATTCGTGTTTTACCGGGAGTTGAATGGAATTATCTTGACGATACATCAGCACAACTATTTTCACAAACTTCTTTTACCATCGGTCCGCAAAGCAGCCGTATGGGTTACAGATTAAATGAAAAGATCTTGAAGCCCGGCAGGGCTTGTGAGATCATCTCTTCACCTGTAACCCAAGGAAGCATTCAATTAACGCCGTCAGGAGAAATGATCATTCTTATGGCCGATGCACAAACTGTTGGCGGTTACCCACGCATTGCACAGGTTTGTTCCGTTGATCTTTCTTTACTGGCGCAAAAGAAACCGGGTGATAAAATTCAATTTCAAATAGTAAGTTTACAGGAAGCAGAACAGTTGTACATGAAACGTGTGGATGATTTGAAGCGGGTGAAAGAAGTGTTACAATCTGTTATCAAATAA